In Pseudoduganella albidiflava, a single window of DNA contains:
- a CDS encoding SDR family NAD(P)-dependent oxidoreductase, which produces MNSLPHPFHALVIGASGTIGAAFVDLLRDTPGCAAVHGLYRHSTPPIDFADENSVAEAARILGDGRRYHLIVNAAGLLHGDDFMPEKRLADLNYAQMQATFQANTFGPALVLRHFVPLLAGERAIMAMLSAKVGSIGDNRLGGWYSYRASKAALNMLVRTAAIEVARNQKNSVLVALHPGTVSSRLSQPFRGETIGRQAQDAVADMLRVLDALTPADSGSFRSYNGAELPW; this is translated from the coding sequence ATGAACAGCCTGCCCCACCCATTCCACGCCCTGGTCATCGGCGCCTCGGGCACGATCGGGGCGGCCTTTGTCGACCTGCTGAGAGATACACCGGGCTGCGCGGCGGTGCATGGCCTGTATCGCCACTCCACGCCGCCGATCGACTTCGCCGACGAAAACAGTGTCGCCGAGGCGGCCCGCATCCTTGGTGACGGCCGGCGTTATCACTTGATCGTCAATGCGGCGGGGCTGTTGCATGGCGACGACTTCATGCCGGAAAAGCGCCTGGCCGATCTCAACTACGCGCAAATGCAGGCGACTTTCCAGGCCAATACCTTCGGCCCCGCACTGGTGCTGCGCCATTTCGTTCCCCTGCTTGCCGGCGAGCGCGCGATCATGGCCATGCTGTCGGCGAAGGTGGGCAGCATCGGCGACAACCGGCTGGGTGGCTGGTACAGCTATCGCGCTTCCAAGGCCGCCCTCAACATGCTCGTCAGGACCGCCGCCATCGAAGTGGCGCGCAACCAGAAAAACAGCGTGCTGGTGGCGCTGCACCCTGGCACTGTCAGCTCGCGCCTGTCGCAACCGTTCCGGGGCGAGACCATCGGGCGGCAAGCCCAGGATGCCGTGGCGGACATGCTGCGCGTGCTCGACGCGCTGACACCTGCCGACAGCGGCTCGTTCCGGTCCTATAATGGCGCGGAACTGCCCTGGTAG
- a CDS encoding nuclear transport factor 2 family protein, which yields MTDNDSIKAEVLRAFEGLVDASKALDPGRYLDYIDQEKFTGLGADGKVWHAFEDLEKLISAGFQMVQKIVSLEFSNVKVTVIDASTAILVNEYRQTILLKNAGTVQQAGGGTQVWSRSGNGWKLVSISASDAGPRAEAVF from the coding sequence ATGACAGACAACGACTCGATCAAGGCAGAAGTCCTCCGTGCATTCGAAGGGCTGGTCGATGCCTCCAAAGCGCTCGATCCGGGCCGCTATCTCGACTATATCGATCAAGAGAAATTCACCGGCCTCGGTGCCGATGGCAAAGTCTGGCACGCCTTCGAGGACCTGGAAAAGCTCATCTCGGCCGGCTTTCAGATGGTCCAGAAAATCGTCTCCCTCGAGTTTTCCAACGTCAAAGTGACCGTCATCGATGCCTCGACAGCCATTCTCGTGAATGAATACAGGCAGACCATTCTCTTGAAAAACGCCGGGACGGTCCAACAAGCCGGCGGCGGCACACAAGTCTGGTCCCGTTCCGGAAATGGATGGAAGCTGGTCAGCATTTCCGCCAGCGATGCCGGCCCCAGGGCCGAGGCGGTGTTCTGA
- a CDS encoding TerD family protein, whose protein sequence is MSTMLETGHRINLEKAAPGLKRVRIGLGWKVNAAEGQAFDLDSSVFLCGKNADDHPVMLSNAHFVYYNHTKSPDGAVVHSGDNRTGDKDGDDEVITVDLARVEPGVVEMPIVVTIHDAEARKQTFGRVNDAYVKVYNDDTGEIIAQYDLDEDYSDKTALQFGSLYRKDGEWRFQAVGAGFKLNLATFIRKLGGTV, encoded by the coding sequence ATGTCGACGATGCTCGAAACTGGCCATCGCATCAATCTCGAAAAAGCCGCGCCGGGCTTGAAGCGTGTTCGTATCGGTCTCGGCTGGAAGGTCAACGCAGCCGAAGGCCAGGCATTCGATCTCGATTCGTCAGTATTCCTGTGCGGGAAGAACGCGGACGACCACCCGGTCATGCTCAGCAATGCCCACTTCGTTTACTACAATCACACGAAGTCCCCGGATGGCGCCGTGGTGCACTCCGGCGACAACCGCACGGGCGACAAGGATGGCGACGACGAGGTCATCACCGTCGACCTGGCCAGGGTGGAACCGGGCGTTGTGGAGATGCCGATCGTGGTCACGATCCACGATGCCGAGGCGCGCAAGCAGACCTTTGGCCGCGTGAACGACGCCTACGTGAAGGTGTACAACGACGATACCGGCGAAATCATCGCGCAATACGACCTGGACGAAGACTATTCGGACAAGACCGCCTTGCAGTTCGGTTCGCTGTACCGCAAGGATGGCGAATGGCGTTTCCAGGCCGTCGGCGCCGGTTTCAAGCTGAACCTGGCAACCTTCATCCGCAAGCTCGGCGGCACCGTCTGA